The Melospiza georgiana isolate bMelGeo1 chromosome 1, bMelGeo1.pri, whole genome shotgun sequence genome contains the following window.
TAAAGAGCAAGCACAGTTATTCAAAGCCATAAGTGTATGATAGACTTATAGACCTTTTTTACCTTTGGTTCAAAGGGgaaagtaattttcaaaataatatacCTTAACCAGGATCACACAAGCAAGAACAGTAcataaaaataatatgaaaGGAGCTGACCGGCAAGGAAACCTGTACCCCGTGGGTAGATGTCATGGATACAGAGGAACAGGGACCAAAAGCCTAGTTGGGCCACATCTGGCTCAGAAGTTTAAGATGAAATAACAAGAGACACCTAAACCactcaaagaaaaagaaaataggaagGTGCATTATAGTCCAAGGATAAAGAGTAACCTATAGACCAGTACCAAGCAACAGTATCAGCTCTCAGTAACAAAGTATGGGAAATTAGCCATACAAATAATAAAAGcgctttaagaaaaaaataaaaaagggtaagaaaaaaaggcagcaaaactgAGACAACTCACTAGGAATTGTCAGAAAAGTCAGGTGACTCAGGCAGCCTCTGTCCTAGAACACTGAAAGAGCTAATGGAAGAAATGGCAACGCCAGCTTATGACCTTCAGCTATGAGACATGTAATAAATCCTTTAAGAGAGATAGCAAGCACatgtacaaaaagaaaaaacccaaaagaagcATGGCAATCACTGAGATAACTCAGAGCTGTCAGCCAGGCTGCAATGCTACACAGAAAATTAGAGCAAGATTCAGAAGAAATGAGTGACAAGGAGACCAAATGGAAAGAGGAATAAACTCTTATACTTTATCCCACATAAATCCTCTCTAACTACATTTTTACTGACTTCCTAAGCATTAGGCACTAATTACACATAAAGAAGCTGTGTTATATAGTACCCCATAAAATTATTACTTGAGGTGGAATGGATTGAACTCGGTGTGTACAGAAAATTGTGCCACCAGGGTCGACTAAAACAGTCTCTTACTTTCATACAGAAGTTattgtgaagaagaaaagatGCTAAGACCATTTTTCAAAGATTAGTCTTGTGAGCAACCCTTTTTTATATGAGGCCGTGGAGAAGAAGGTGTTGCAGACTCATGAAAGTGCCTGACAATACAAACTCAGGACATACTGTCTGAAATGGAGATCAGCACACAGATCATTAATAATTCTGTGGCCTTTCCATCTGAAACAGAGGAAGTAAGGTGACACTGATGCTGCTTTTAAAGCTTGGTAACAAGCACCGCAGCAGTTCACCAGTAGGAGCTGCACCAGCCACTGGTGGGTGATGATGAGTAACCAGCATGACACAGCTCTCAGAGCTGAGAAGGTGCTAGGATGTACCAGGCCGTGTATTTTTCATCCTTTTAGTACGGACATGGGAGTTTGCAAGCTGTCATTAAGATGCAGGATTTCAGCTACTGCACATAAGAGAAAATGAAGCATCCTGAGCGGAGCCCACGTGGGTCAGTCAGATCAAGGCCGAGCATCTGTGAGACAACCCTGGGCTTCCCAGGCCAGAACTTCTTGCAGTGTGGGGGCTAAAAGGTGCGACATGTGATGCGGGTTGGCTTCATCCTCAGGTGAAATGCACATGCCTGGCATGACAGCCACCTCGCCCACCAGCTCAGCAGTGTCACAGCTTTACAGAGAGCAGGTCACTTGAAACCCCACTCGACAGGTGCAGCATGTGCTGCCCCTGCCTCGCACCCAAAGCCAGGATAAGGACAGCAAATAATTCACTTCTGGTAGTGCACAGCGTGCCCAAGGCCGCTGACTCAGGTACCGCAGACTCGTACACGGATGGGAAAACTAAAGGGACCCGGTGGATTGCATGGAAGCTGCCGGAGCCCGCAGCAGTGCCGGCCCTGCGGCCGGGGCAGCGAGCACCGCGTCCCTGCGccccccgggccgggctggcGGCTCAGGGACCCCAGAGAGGCCCGGCGCGCTCCCGACCCGCGCGTTCCCGGCGGGAGGCGGCCCCCGCAGCGCGCCCCCGCAGCGCGCCCCCGCACCTACCCAAGCGCTGCgccaggcaggaggaggcgGTGTCCGAGGGGTCCCCCAGGAGCGAGGCGGCCACCGGGATGCTGTCCTGCAAGcggagcacagcacagggcacggcTTAGTCCCGGCGGCGCGGGGTGcaggcggcggggccggccctCAGCGCCGCGGGGCTCCGGGGGCGGGCGACACTCACACGGGGGCTGCACATGGCGACGGCCAGGCTGGCCAGGGCGGGCGCGGCGCCCACCCAGAGGAAGAGCGAGTCCCGCAGCCGCATGGCGTGGAAGTGCACCCGCTGCTCGCCCAGCTGCCCGCTGAAGTCGTGCAGGGCGATGCCGcccgccgctccgccgccgcccgccgcctcCATCGCCGCTTCTCCCGCCGCGGCCAGGCCCGAGCACGCAAGGCCCGAGCGGGaggcccggcccgccccgcggCCTCGGGGAGGCGGCGCTCGCTCCGCCCCGCCGGGAGACACCGCCCTCGGCACCGGCCCTGCGCGGCCGCCCCGTCCGGCTCCTGGGGCTGCGCCTCCCACTCCCCCCGGGAATACCCGCACACGGACACGCACGCCGGTGCCCGCACCCCGCTCCGTGCGCGCCGCTCCCCGAGCCTCCCCTCCGTCCGTGCGCAGACCCCGCCAGCACGAACACGCCCGGGTACAGCGCCCCGGGAGCGCGCCCCCTCCGTGCCCCCTACCCCCTGAACTTGCACTCTCCTCGGTCGGTGCACACCCTCTCCGTTTCCCACTATTCCCCTCCCATCCCAAAAGACACAGCCCCTTCCCGGTGCGCCTGCTCACCCCCCCTGTGTGGGAACACAGCCGCAGCCCCGGTGGGCACCCGCTCCGAGCGCGGCTTCCCGCGGCTCACGCCTCCCCGGGCTctgccgcccgcccgccgggcAGAGGGATAACGCGAGGCAGCCGCAGCGATGGGGAAACCCCGCTAGGTGGCGGGTGAACCCCGGCGTGCGCGCCTGGCACACCGACGGCTCCGGGGAGCCACCCGAGAGGAGCCCCGGGGTTCCAGACGAAGGGGAAAGGGTTCAGCCTTCCCTGTGCAGCCTCGGGAAGGGAGAGGAAGGTCACAGCGACCTTGGTTTCATCCATCTATAGAGGTTTTCGGCATCGGGGATCACAAAGCAAGTGATTCGGGTTTGCATAGCTCTGGAGAATATGGAGCCGTGAATAATTAAAAGCCCTACTTTGGGTGTGAATTCTGTGCTCATCGCTCTTTCCGCCGCCGCACAGCAAAGTCGGTCATTACTGGAGAGGATTTTCAGTAACTGTGCCGTCTGTTGCTGATAAGAGTATTGTCGGGTCCCCGATGGCCGTGGGCCCTTTACAATTGGAAACATGGATCTTCACGCCACCGGCAGGGCAATCATCGCTGTACAAAGAACAAGCACGTTAAGGGTGCCGGTTGGCTTTTTATGAGCATTTCCTCTGCCTCCGGTTTCCTATATATCGCTGGAAAtcaaaattcccatttctaAATGGTAAGACTTCATTTTCCCATTGAAGAAATGGGTGGAGAGGAAAGAACCCTTCATCACTTTTCTTCCCTGAGCCACTCCAGTTCTCCTGGCATCTGCCAAAAGAAAATCCTCATCCCTGTGCTAATTTCTGGCCATGCTGCTGCACTGACACTAAATCCCGGGAGGCAGCTAAGCCCGGCTCAGCTGCCATACGCCGACATCCCATGGCACAGGATCAGCTTGGAGAGAGGGGGGGTCGCACgccccaccccccccccccgccctaCATTTGTCACTTGATTCTTCTTGCACAAAGCATTATGGGATGTATGGTGTCAGCCCCCCACTATGTCTGTCCCCTGCCTCGCTGCTGAAACAGCATCAGGCTTGTGCTGGTCCCCCATGCCCCCCACTCTACAGCCAGTCCCGACCCCTTCCCTCCATGTGGGCAGGCCTCCCCCAAGGTGAAGTACTGCAGAAGCTGGGAATTGTGTTGGGGCTCAAAAAcctgtccccacagcctgtTGCAAACTGACACTTTGCCTGCGGCAGCTGTGAAACAGACAGGCAAATAGGTGACAAAAGCCACCTTGGAAGGGAGAGAGTGTTGGCTGCATGCACTGTGCTCATTGCAGCTGCAGGttcactctgcagctgggaaggcaggcCTGGCAACTAAAACAGCCAGGAGCCAGGAGcattgcagaaataaaattctaGGAACAGGATAAAATGTCTGCTGGGAGCCACA
Protein-coding sequences here:
- the PSMG4 gene encoding proteasome assembly chaperone 4; this translates as MEAAGGGGAAGGIALHDFSGQLGEQRVHFHAMRLRDSLFLWVGAAPALASLAVAMCSPRDSIPVAASLLGDPSDTASSCLAQRLASKTKKQIFVSYNLQNTDSNFTLLIENRIKEEMTAFPDKF